One window of Montipora foliosa isolate CH-2021 unplaced genomic scaffold, ASM3666993v2 scaffold_117, whole genome shotgun sequence genomic DNA carries:
- the LOC137985940 gene encoding tumor necrosis factor-like, with protein sequence MKLLFVFFTLACANLHFCGVTSASGNQDTCVTSNSPININVHGKVKGEKGEKGDTGEKGEKGTLAPCNCTLQNDNKPSAHLDVGNTRLRIYHGVTTIKGWSVSSPNSHLAGGMTYNDGKLTVPISGRYYIYLQIYYYNNGRVYLFVNNKYVTMTQPMKTTNSEGTLYAGGVFKMKAGDVIMAKSGSWPTSTTKLWFWTNHCYFGAFLI encoded by the exons ATGAAGCTTCTCTTTGTCTTCTTTACCCTCGCTTGTGCCAACTTGCACTTTTGTGGAGTCACAAGTGCCTCTGGAAACCAA GACACCTGTGTTACTTCGAACTCTCCTATCAACATCAATGTGCATGGAAAAGTGAAG GGAGAAAAGGGCGAGAAAGGAGACACCGGAGAAAAAGGCGAAAAGGGAACATTGGCTCCTTGCAATTGCACATTACAG AATGACAACAAACCCTCAGCACATCTCGATGTTGGAAACACACGATTAAGAATCTATCACGGCGTCACAA CGATCAAGGGCTGGTCTGTTAGCTCCCCCAACAGCCATCTTGCTGGCGGAATGACGTACAATGACGGAAAACTGACGGTGCCCATCTCTGGACGGTACTACATATACTTACAGATCTATTATTATAACAATGGGAGAGTATACCTCTTTGTGAACAACAAATATGTTACCATGACACAACCGATGAAAACAACAAACAGCGAAGGGACCTTGTACGCTGGCGGAGTGTTTAAAATGAAAGCTGGTGACGTCATCATGGCAAAGTCAGGCTCATGGCCAACTTCAACTACTAAACTATGGTTTTGGACAAATCACTGCTACTTCGGGGCATTTTTGATTTGA